In Collimonas arenae, a single genomic region encodes these proteins:
- a CDS encoding type VI secretion system Vgr family protein, whose protein sequence is MYPNASALLARVGRFNQDRRLVRIKTPLDADLLLVHRLHGSEALSKPFDLTLELLSPYDQLELKQLVGQPVLLTMQTRSGERHFHGFVKEFARTGSDGGMAVYQAQLAPWFSFLDYASNCRVFQDLSVLDIAQRVFQKYNQLADYRFDLIASRYPKLSYCVQYNESDFSFVSRLLEDAGIYYSFEHSESGHKLVLADDSTQCLPLEENATVRFQPNQELKASDVLDDWQPRRRIGTTVHSLKSFDFKQPRNPLAAEQKTDAPRGSLPQFERYAYDGSARYGNSAIGEQLTAVRAEEAGWQTKLFEGAGTNRELVAGRYFDLQGHFEHESSDIAEHRFIALQVTHDARNNFSNDFSDVQDCVYRAGVTALRRKIPFRPLRDTARPRMPGPQTATVVGPKGEEIWADKYGRVKLQFHWDRQGQFNDQSSCWVRVASPWAGSGMGGVSAPRIGQEVVVDFLDGNPDRPIITGRVYNADNMPPFGQEVSGMRSKTVRGGGFNEVTMHDSAGGELLNMHAQRDMAVTVLNDHNSTVKNNKATKVTVNHSLDVGANQDISVGGNRGATVTGTDTRTVTGTDTATVTGAVTQTYHAGQKRTITAAGYNENITGDYGSTLLGNYSGNTNGNWKRDITGTLTHTVTGAVTDTMYAGREVSVTGTDKRTVTGPVEDNNTGHRLLSVTGDMQHEVSGTHSVYSGANQTMTSASKIELGVGSAVISIDAGEITITAGGSVIKINGGGVAINGSKINLNS, encoded by the coding sequence ATGTATCCAAACGCCTCTGCATTGCTGGCCCGGGTGGGCCGTTTCAATCAAGACCGGCGCCTGGTCCGGATCAAGACGCCACTGGACGCCGACCTGCTGCTGGTGCACCGGCTACATGGCAGCGAAGCGTTATCCAAACCTTTCGACCTGACGCTGGAATTGTTGTCTCCCTACGACCAGCTGGAACTCAAGCAACTGGTCGGCCAGCCAGTGTTGCTGACCATGCAAACACGCTCCGGCGAAAGACATTTCCATGGCTTTGTGAAAGAGTTCGCGCGCACCGGTAGCGATGGCGGCATGGCTGTTTACCAGGCGCAGTTGGCGCCTTGGTTTTCCTTTCTTGATTACGCCAGCAATTGCCGCGTGTTCCAGGATCTGTCGGTGCTAGACATCGCGCAGAGAGTGTTCCAGAAGTACAACCAGCTAGCCGACTATCGCTTCGATCTGATCGCCAGCCGTTACCCGAAGCTGTCTTATTGCGTGCAATACAACGAATCCGATTTTAGCTTCGTCTCGCGCCTGCTTGAAGACGCCGGCATTTACTATAGCTTCGAGCATAGCGAGAGCGGCCACAAGCTGGTGCTGGCTGACGATTCCACCCAGTGCCTGCCGCTGGAAGAAAATGCCACGGTACGTTTCCAGCCGAACCAGGAATTGAAGGCCAGCGACGTCCTCGATGACTGGCAGCCGCGCCGCAGGATCGGCACTACGGTGCACAGCCTCAAGAGTTTCGATTTCAAGCAGCCGCGCAACCCGCTGGCGGCGGAGCAAAAGACCGATGCGCCTCGCGGTAGTTTGCCGCAGTTTGAGCGCTATGCCTATGACGGCTCCGCCAGATACGGCAACAGCGCCATCGGCGAGCAATTGACCGCGGTGCGCGCCGAAGAAGCCGGCTGGCAGACCAAGCTGTTCGAAGGTGCAGGCACCAATCGCGAACTGGTCGCCGGCCGTTACTTCGATCTGCAAGGCCATTTCGAGCACGAGAGCAGCGACATCGCCGAGCATCGCTTCATCGCCTTGCAGGTCACGCACGATGCACGAAATAATTTTTCCAACGATTTTAGCGACGTCCAGGATTGCGTCTACCGCGCCGGCGTCACCGCCTTGCGCCGCAAGATTCCATTCAGGCCCTTGCGCGACACAGCCAGACCGCGCATGCCGGGACCGCAGACGGCGACCGTGGTGGGGCCAAAAGGCGAAGAGATTTGGGCCGATAAATACGGCCGCGTGAAACTGCAGTTCCATTGGGATCGGCAAGGGCAGTTCAATGACCAGAGTTCTTGCTGGGTGCGGGTCGCCAGCCCGTGGGCGGGCAGCGGCATGGGTGGCGTGTCGGCGCCGCGTATCGGCCAGGAAGTGGTGGTCGATTTCCTCGACGGCAATCCGGACCGGCCTATCATTACCGGCCGCGTCTACAACGCCGACAACATGCCGCCGTTTGGCCAGGAGGTCAGCGGCATGCGTTCGAAAACAGTGCGCGGCGGCGGTTTCAACGAAGTCACCATGCACGACTCGGCCGGCGGCGAACTGCTAAACATGCACGCTCAGCGCGATATGGCGGTAACGGTGCTAAACGACCACAACAGTACCGTCAAGAACAACAAGGCGACCAAGGTCACTGTCAACCACAGCCTGGACGTCGGCGCCAACCAGGATATCTCGGTAGGGGGTAATCGCGGAGCGACGGTGACCGGTACCGATACCCGCACCGTCACCGGCACCGATACCGCAACGGTGACTGGAGCCGTGACGCAAACCTATCATGCCGGCCAGAAGCGGACGATTACCGCGGCGGGCTATAACGAAAACATCACCGGCGATTACGGCAGCACCTTGCTTGGCAATTACAGCGGCAATACCAATGGCAACTGGAAACGCGATATTACCGGCACGCTCACACACACCGTGACCGGCGCCGTCACCGACACCATGTATGCCGGCCGCGAGGTGAGCGTAACCGGCACCGACAAGCGTACCGTAACCGGTCCGGTAGAAGACAACAATACCGGCCACCGTCTGCTATCGGTAACCGGCGACATGCAGCACGAGGTGTCTGGTACGCATTCTGTTTATTCCGGCGCCAACCAGACCATGACTTCTGCCAGCAAGATCGAATTGGGCGTCGGTAGCGCCGTCATCAGCATCGACGCCGGCGAAATCACTATCACCGCCGGTGGATCGGTCATCAAGATCAATGGCGGCGGAGTCGCGATCAATGGCAGCAAGATAAATCTGAATAGCTGA
- the tssA gene encoding type VI secretion system protein TssA, producing the protein MFSIDQLLNPISESSPCGGDLSFSSDFDAIAHARRFDDPSLDQGEWITDLKEADWGFVVDNCARLIETQSKDLRLAVWLTEANVKVRRFRGLADGYLVLAGLSDRYWDMLHPVPDDGDQELRIGNVGWLLSRSVQLVREIPLTEGRGTAFSTVDFESARIRAANEERGNSDGGNNDGVKLADIESARRKSSPAFYETLLKDATSCQQALLQLEKSIDFRVGQDGPAFSAVKEALESVISTITRFAQEAGINTRPAPQTTTSADNGQAAPKMQQEVKKVEQHEPQATLNGPIQNRTQALMQLRHVADFFRRTEPHSPVAYLADKAASWGDLPLHSWLQTVIKDPASLAHVEELLGLQQNQSQDQN; encoded by the coding sequence ATGTTTTCTATCGATCAACTACTCAATCCAATCAGCGAGTCATCGCCTTGCGGTGGCGACCTGTCTTTTTCCAGCGACTTCGATGCCATTGCGCATGCGCGCCGCTTCGATGATCCTTCGCTGGATCAGGGTGAATGGATCACCGACCTGAAAGAAGCCGACTGGGGTTTTGTCGTCGACAACTGTGCGCGCCTGATTGAAACACAAAGCAAGGATCTCCGTCTGGCCGTATGGCTGACCGAAGCCAATGTCAAAGTCCGGCGTTTCCGCGGACTGGCGGATGGCTATCTGGTGCTGGCGGGTTTGAGCGACCGTTATTGGGACATGTTGCATCCGGTGCCGGACGATGGCGACCAGGAACTGCGGATCGGCAATGTCGGCTGGCTGTTGTCGCGCTCGGTGCAATTGGTGCGTGAAATACCGCTCACCGAAGGTCGCGGCACTGCATTCTCTACCGTCGACTTCGAGTCTGCTCGCATTCGTGCTGCGAATGAAGAACGCGGTAATAGCGATGGCGGCAACAACGATGGCGTCAAGCTGGCGGATATTGAATCCGCACGGCGCAAATCGTCCCCGGCTTTCTACGAAACCCTGCTGAAGGACGCTACCTCATGCCAGCAAGCACTGCTGCAACTCGAAAAATCGATTGATTTTCGGGTCGGCCAGGACGGACCGGCTTTTTCTGCAGTCAAGGAAGCGCTTGAAAGTGTGATTTCGACGATTACCCGTTTCGCCCAGGAAGCCGGGATCAATACCCGCCCTGCGCCACAAACAACAACCAGCGCCGACAACGGACAAGCCGCACCCAAAATGCAACAGGAGGTGAAGAAGGTGGAACAGCACGAACCGCAAGCAACGTTGAATGGCCCAATACAGAATCGCACCCAAGCTTTGATGCAGCTGCGCCATGTGGCGGATTTCTTCCGCCGCACCGAACCGCATAGCCCGGTTGCTTACCTGGCGGACAAGGCCGCCAGCTGGGGTGACTTGCCCTTGCATAGCTGGCTGCAGACGGTCATCAAAGACCCTGCATCGCTAGCCCACGTCGAAGAATTGCTGGGTTTGCAGCAGAACCAGTCGCAAGACCAAAACTGA
- a CDS encoding OmpA family protein, with product MRYLSIALTSLLLSNLALAQNVAPPVATPKPGQILVSGTVPDEASKQSALSKLQELYGADRVVDQISVGAVVAPANWNGYVQKLINPSLKQVSRGQLKIDGNTVSINGEVSNEAQRQQIASEIAGNLNPTYTVKNGLRVSASEQGLLDQTLANRTIEFESGQATLTPSGMSILDEMSAALSKLKDKKVEVIGHTDNQGLRARNISLSKARADAVKDYLTQKGINGDLIVTSGQGPDRPIMTNDTADGRSRNRRIEFRVSQ from the coding sequence ATGCGTTATCTGAGCATTGCCCTGACATCGTTATTGCTGTCAAACCTGGCGCTGGCACAAAATGTGGCGCCCCCTGTCGCGACCCCCAAACCTGGCCAGATCCTGGTCAGCGGCACGGTGCCGGACGAAGCCAGCAAGCAGAGCGCGCTGAGCAAATTGCAGGAACTGTATGGTGCGGATCGGGTAGTCGACCAGATCTCGGTGGGGGCGGTGGTAGCGCCGGCCAACTGGAACGGTTATGTGCAAAAACTGATTAATCCAAGCTTGAAGCAAGTCAGCCGCGGCCAACTGAAAATCGATGGCAATACCGTCAGCATCAACGGCGAGGTCAGCAATGAAGCGCAGCGGCAGCAAATCGCCAGCGAGATTGCGGGCAATCTAAACCCAACCTACACGGTCAAGAATGGTCTGCGGGTGTCGGCATCTGAGCAAGGTCTGCTAGACCAGACGCTGGCTAACCGCACCATTGAATTCGAAAGCGGGCAAGCCACCTTGACGCCATCGGGCATGAGCATTCTTGATGAAATGTCGGCGGCGCTGTCGAAGCTGAAAGACAAGAAAGTGGAAGTGATCGGCCATACCGACAACCAGGGACTGCGGGCACGCAATATCTCGCTGAGCAAGGCACGCGCCGATGCGGTCAAGGATTATCTGACGCAGAAGGGCATCAATGGCGACCTGATCGTCACCTCAGGCCAAGGGCCGGACCGGCCGATCATGACCAACGATACGGCCGACGGGCGCTCGCGCAATCGTCGTATCGAGTTCCGGGTATCACAGTAA
- the tagF gene encoding type VI secretion system-associated protein TagF has protein sequence MSVGEKLANIGYFGKIPSRGDFIKATDNVPLVSILDEWLAQAMDLLSAEPRWKIAYDAVSPLHFAFVGPRSRRAIAGHLIASNDQANRRFPFLAVSTMEIDEPQDFTAKSPMAFSRLWNRLETQASDVIAATDPAISLQNLTATAIPLQLGSGAYHAAFTDFMEIQTVGGLEAMLRSTGFKGSLRHLILALGILLQPVMESASSRLEKSLVMPLPEDPLYRNLVASYWLHLITPFLLRGNFELATFVTKINDRPAMVIGFSGASPRTLQAIMDPQVALEHHISFEDANWVEEQVRADYSITKIASYLAQPTLSLKSAHDSFREAFIGA, from the coding sequence ATGAGCGTTGGAGAAAAGTTGGCAAATATCGGTTATTTCGGGAAAATTCCTAGCCGCGGCGATTTCATCAAGGCCACGGATAATGTGCCACTGGTGTCGATCCTTGATGAGTGGCTGGCGCAAGCCATGGATCTGCTGTCCGCCGAGCCGCGCTGGAAGATCGCCTACGATGCAGTCAGTCCGCTGCACTTCGCGTTCGTCGGTCCGCGCAGCAGGCGCGCCATCGCCGGGCATCTGATCGCAAGTAACGACCAGGCCAACCGGCGCTTTCCTTTCCTTGCAGTCAGCACCATGGAAATCGATGAGCCGCAGGATTTTACGGCGAAGAGTCCGATGGCCTTCTCGCGCCTGTGGAACAGGCTCGAAACCCAGGCTTCCGATGTGATCGCGGCGACTGATCCAGCCATTTCCTTGCAAAACCTGACGGCCACCGCTATCCCCTTGCAACTCGGCAGTGGCGCTTATCATGCTGCTTTCACCGATTTCATGGAAATCCAGACCGTCGGTGGATTGGAGGCCATGCTGCGCAGTACCGGTTTCAAGGGTTCCTTGCGCCATCTGATACTTGCGCTAGGCATCTTGTTGCAGCCTGTGATGGAAAGCGCCTCCTCGCGGCTGGAAAAGAGCCTGGTGATGCCGTTGCCGGAAGATCCTCTGTACCGTAACCTGGTGGCGTCTTACTGGCTGCACCTGATCACGCCATTCCTGTTGCGTGGTAATTTTGAACTGGCGACCTTCGTCACCAAGATCAACGACCGGCCGGCGATGGTGATCGGCTTCAGCGGCGCTTCGCCGCGCACCCTGCAAGCGATCATGGATCCACAGGTCGCACTGGAGCACCATATTTCGTTCGAGGATGCCAATTGGGTCGAAGAGCAGGTCAGGGCCGACTACAGCATCACAAAAATCGCCAGCTATCTGGCGCAACCCACCTTATCGTTAAAATCGGCTCATGATTCGTTTCGTGAAGCATTTATTGGAGCCTGA
- the tssM gene encoding type VI secretion system membrane subunit TssM yields MQRIWQFLTNTRTLAIVGFVALACFLFLAADALQIDGIWVIALLAAVLLIWGLIWLYRKQRTKTASKNLSDMLENQAEKASDKPSTVGRDETETIRKRMLEAISTIKNSKLGEKSGATALYELPWYMIIGNPAAGKSTAVANSGLQFPLADKNSNIVQGIGGTRNCDWFFTTDGILLDTAGRYSVHEEDRAEWFSFLGLLKKHRSRAPINGIIIAVSVAELAGNRPEFGINLAKNLRQRVQELTEKLEVFAPVYVMFTKADLITGFTEFFVDMDRGEKDRVWGATLPYSRKTSSQDVLSYFDDRFDELFEGLKEISLVNMALNRGDRLPPGVLTFPLEFAAVKSSLRAFIATLFEENPFQFKPVFRGFYFTSALQEGSGISSSSERIAERFDLKLQALERPEVHSKHGFFLLNLFRKVIFADKDLVSQYASRHKTRLRYTMFFAATAFVGLALAGWSWSYIGNRQLTANVQADLDKAIKLQEKRIDLQSRFEAMEILQDRIEQLQKYDNTRPLSLSFGLYQGDLLEQKLREEYFAGVKEIMLKPVTANIESFLSEMNAHAAQLEPMSHPVQLTSTSLPAAGAAAAAPGQPAGGAAAPAASASGNATAPAGNGSSGVAQQYKDSSPTNVQDGYNALKTYLMLSDRQRAESSHLNDQLTRFWRGWLESNRGNMTREQMIRSAERLMTFYLSQINDPSWPTIESKLTLVDQSRDNLRRVVRGMAARDRVYADIKARASTRFPSITVASIVGDQDKELIVGSYAISGTFTREAWEKFVQGAFKEAANKELQSADWVLKTASSDDLTLEGSPEQIQKALVTQYKTEYAKEWQKFMQGANIADLGGFDNAVKAMNRFGDPSTSPINKFVNAVYEQTSWDNPSLLNTSLGRAQSGVVAWFKQTILRQAPSGVNVNVNVNANVSADGTAPPMGPVGKEFSGVARMVSAKDNNATLMRGYMETLSKLRTRFNQIKNQGDTGPGANQLMQQTLNGNGSELADALKYVDEQMLVGMSDSQKQAIRPILVRPLIQAFAVTIKPTEAEMNRTWAAQVYAPFEKTLAEKYPFAANSKIEATSAEIGQTFGPDGSIAKFVNASMGPLVVRRGDTLAAKTWADMGITLSPTMVSSFSRWVAPLGASSAAAAGAGGGAADAQTVFQIQALPAAGTTEYTIEIDGQQLRYRNTQAQWTNFVWPNPQGVAGARITAVTFDGRTVEIANQPGRFGLERLINTAVRKRKDGNFELSWTNENITVPINLKIISSPQVSAKTPDGSAQQGQGFRGMKLPETIVGTAASPVSNPPAAAPTGTTGATAAAAVGVATAGGTVQ; encoded by the coding sequence ATGCAACGAATTTGGCAATTTTTGACGAATACCCGCACTCTGGCAATCGTCGGCTTTGTGGCTCTCGCCTGTTTTCTCTTTCTTGCTGCGGATGCCTTGCAAATCGACGGCATCTGGGTCATTGCACTCCTGGCAGCAGTCCTGCTGATTTGGGGGCTGATCTGGCTGTATCGCAAGCAGCGCACCAAAACAGCGTCGAAAAACCTGAGCGACATGCTGGAAAATCAGGCCGAGAAAGCCAGCGACAAGCCCAGCACCGTTGGTCGCGACGAGACTGAAACCATCCGCAAGCGGATGCTGGAAGCAATTTCCACCATCAAGAATTCCAAGCTCGGCGAAAAATCCGGCGCTACTGCCTTATACGAGCTGCCGTGGTACATGATCATCGGTAATCCCGCCGCTGGTAAAAGTACGGCAGTCGCCAACTCCGGTCTGCAATTTCCGCTGGCCGACAAGAACAGCAATATTGTGCAGGGCATAGGCGGTACGCGTAATTGCGACTGGTTCTTTACAACCGACGGCATCCTGCTGGATACGGCAGGACGCTATTCGGTGCATGAGGAAGATCGCGCCGAGTGGTTCAGTTTCCTCGGTCTGTTGAAAAAGCATCGCAGCCGCGCGCCAATCAACGGCATCATCATTGCCGTCAGCGTGGCCGAGCTTGCGGGTAACCGTCCTGAGTTCGGCATCAACCTCGCCAAAAACCTGCGCCAGCGCGTACAGGAACTGACAGAGAAGCTGGAAGTTTTTGCACCGGTCTACGTCATGTTTACCAAGGCCGATCTGATCACCGGCTTTACCGAATTTTTCGTCGATATGGATCGCGGCGAAAAAGACCGGGTATGGGGCGCAACGTTGCCGTACAGCCGGAAGACCAGCAGTCAGGACGTGCTGTCGTATTTCGATGATCGCTTTGATGAGTTGTTTGAAGGCCTGAAGGAAATCAGCCTGGTTAATATGGCCTTGAATCGAGGCGACCGCTTGCCGCCAGGCGTGCTCACTTTCCCGCTCGAATTTGCAGCTGTGAAGAGTTCTTTGCGCGCGTTTATCGCGACCCTGTTTGAAGAAAACCCGTTTCAGTTCAAGCCGGTCTTCCGCGGTTTCTATTTCACCAGCGCTTTGCAGGAAGGCAGCGGCATCAGCAGCTCTTCGGAGCGGATTGCCGAACGTTTCGATCTGAAATTGCAAGCGCTTGAGCGTCCGGAAGTGCATTCCAAGCATGGCTTCTTTCTGCTCAACCTGTTCCGCAAAGTCATTTTTGCCGACAAGGATCTGGTCTCGCAATATGCAAGCCGCCACAAGACGCGTTTGCGCTACACCATGTTTTTTGCCGCGACCGCATTCGTCGGCCTTGCCCTGGCTGGCTGGAGCTGGTCGTATATCGGCAACCGTCAATTGACCGCCAACGTCCAGGCTGACCTGGACAAAGCGATTAAGCTGCAGGAAAAGCGGATTGACCTGCAATCGCGCTTTGAAGCGATGGAAATCCTGCAAGACCGTATCGAGCAGTTGCAAAAATATGACAACACTCGTCCGCTGTCGCTGAGCTTCGGCTTGTATCAGGGCGATTTGCTGGAACAGAAGCTGCGCGAAGAATATTTCGCCGGCGTCAAGGAGATCATGCTCAAGCCGGTCACAGCCAATATCGAATCCTTCCTGTCGGAGATGAACGCCCATGCAGCGCAGTTGGAGCCGATGTCGCATCCGGTGCAGTTGACCAGTACCTCACTGCCGGCAGCAGGGGCGGCAGCCGCAGCTCCCGGGCAGCCAGCGGGCGGCGCTGCCGCTCCTGCTGCTAGTGCTAGCGGCAATGCTACAGCCCCGGCTGGCAATGGCAGCAGTGGCGTTGCCCAGCAATATAAGGATTCCTCGCCGACGAATGTCCAGGATGGCTACAACGCCCTGAAAACCTATCTGATGCTGAGCGACCGGCAGCGCGCCGAATCGAGTCATCTGAATGATCAGCTGACCCGTTTCTGGCGCGGCTGGCTGGAAAGCAATCGCGGCAACATGACGCGCGAACAGATGATCCGCAGCGCCGAGCGCCTGATGACTTTCTATCTGTCGCAAATCAATGATCCGTCGTGGCCGACTATCGAAAGCAAACTGACCCTGGTTGACCAGTCGCGCGATAATCTGCGCCGCGTAGTGCGCGGTATGGCAGCTCGTGATCGCGTGTATGCGGACATCAAGGCGCGCGCTTCGACCCGCTTCCCGTCGATCACGGTGGCCAGTATTGTTGGCGATCAGGATAAGGAATTGATCGTCGGCAGCTACGCTATTTCCGGCACCTTCACACGTGAGGCGTGGGAGAAATTCGTCCAGGGCGCCTTCAAGGAAGCAGCTAACAAAGAACTGCAAAGCGCCGACTGGGTGCTCAAGACGGCTTCCAGCGATGACCTGACATTGGAAGGCAGCCCGGAGCAGATCCAGAAAGCGCTGGTCACCCAATACAAGACCGAATACGCCAAGGAATGGCAGAAGTTCATGCAGGGCGCGAACATTGCCGATCTTGGCGGATTTGATAACGCGGTCAAGGCGATGAACCGTTTTGGCGATCCATCCACGTCGCCGATCAACAAATTTGTCAATGCCGTGTATGAGCAGACCTCTTGGGACAACCCGTCGCTGTTGAATACCAGCCTGGGCCGTGCACAAAGCGGTGTGGTCGCCTGGTTCAAGCAAACCATCTTGCGTCAGGCGCCGTCCGGGGTGAACGTGAATGTCAACGTCAATGCCAACGTCAGTGCGGATGGCACAGCCCCGCCAATGGGGCCGGTCGGCAAGGAATTTTCCGGCGTCGCTCGCATGGTGAGCGCCAAGGACAACAATGCCACGCTGATGCGCGGCTACATGGAAACCCTGTCGAAATTGCGCACCCGTTTCAACCAGATCAAGAATCAGGGCGATACCGGCCCTGGCGCTAATCAGCTGATGCAGCAGACCTTGAACGGCAACGGTTCGGAGTTGGCCGATGCGCTCAAATATGTCGATGAGCAAATGCTGGTTGGCATGAGCGACTCGCAAAAGCAAGCTATCCGTCCAATCCTGGTGCGGCCGCTGATCCAGGCTTTTGCCGTCACCATTAAGCCGACCGAAGCAGAGATGAACCGGACCTGGGCGGCGCAGGTGTATGCACCGTTCGAGAAAACCCTGGCGGAGAAATATCCGTTTGCCGCCAACTCGAAGATCGAGGCGACCAGCGCCGAGATCGGCCAGACTTTTGGTCCTGACGGCAGCATCGCCAAGTTCGTCAATGCCTCGATGGGGCCATTGGTAGTGCGCCGCGGCGATACATTGGCGGCCAAGACCTGGGCTGACATGGGCATCACCTTGTCGCCGACCATGGTGTCGAGCTTCTCGCGCTGGGTTGCACCACTGGGAGCCAGCAGTGCAGCCGCGGCCGGCGCCGGCGGCGGCGCCGCAGATGCGCAAACGGTGTTCCAGATCCAGGCGCTGCCGGCTGCCGGCACCACCGAATACACCATTGAGATCGATGGCCAGCAACTGCGTTACCGCAATACGCAAGCGCAATGGACCAACTTTGTCTGGCCTAATCCGCAAGGTGTCGCTGGTGCTCGTATTACCGCGGTTACTTTTGACGGCCGTACTGTTGAAATCGCCAACCAACCCGGCCGCTTCGGCCTGGAGCGCCTGATCAACACGGCGGTGCGTAAGCGTAAAGACGGCAACTTCGAACTCAGCTGGACCAACGAAAATATCACCGTGCCGATTAATCTGAAAATCATCAGCAGCCCGCAAGTCAGCGCCAAGACGCCTGATGGCAGCGCACAGCAAGGGCAGGGCTTCCGTGGCATGAAATTACCTGAAACCATCGTAGGCACAGCGGCGAGTCCGGTATCCAATCCGCCAGCCGCTGCTCCAACCGGAACAACAGGGGCAACTGCAGCCGCTGCGGTAGGCGTAGCAACTGCAGGGGGAACAGTACAATGA
- a CDS encoding M15 family metallopeptidase, whose protein sequence is MVLAVALYFLLACGISGLLLFPAAREIVFSALLKRRQQIGVQVQSWKERRSRTTKSVTQNLQASRLSTWQFVKKHHLMLLAGMAVVLIPPLVAWMLSGKGMLGSYDDSGQVVNQQIAALLEGEQLVPPPPLPPEVFTTQEVALVRPMLDTASRNWQQLDADFTQRLLLTFKIMKEQHGYDMVIIEGYRSPERQNALAQMGGSVTNAKAFQSYHQYGLAADSAFMRNGKLVITEKDPWAMRGYQLYGEVAESVGLTWGGRWKMMDLGHVEFRKPGVMKK, encoded by the coding sequence TTGGTCTTAGCCGTTGCTCTTTATTTTCTGCTTGCTTGCGGCATCTCGGGATTGCTGCTGTTTCCAGCCGCCCGTGAGATTGTGTTTTCTGCATTGCTCAAGAGGCGGCAGCAAATTGGCGTGCAAGTCCAGAGTTGGAAAGAACGTCGGTCCCGGACAACAAAATCCGTTACACAAAACCTGCAAGCGTCGAGACTCTCGACGTGGCAGTTTGTTAAAAAACATCATTTGATGTTGCTCGCAGGAATGGCGGTGGTGTTGATTCCGCCGTTAGTTGCGTGGATGTTGAGTGGAAAAGGCATGCTCGGTAGCTATGATGATTCTGGGCAAGTAGTGAATCAGCAGATTGCTGCGTTGCTGGAAGGTGAGCAGTTAGTACCGCCGCCGCCGTTACCGCCGGAGGTGTTTACTACCCAGGAAGTAGCGTTGGTACGGCCGATGCTGGATACCGCCAGTCGTAACTGGCAGCAGTTGGACGCGGATTTTACCCAGCGTTTGCTGCTGACTTTCAAGATCATGAAAGAACAGCATGGTTACGACATGGTCATTATCGAAGGTTATCGTAGTCCAGAGCGGCAAAACGCGTTGGCTCAGATGGGGGGCAGCGTCACCAATGCCAAGGCGTTCCAGAGTTATCACCAGTACGGCTTGGCGGCAGATTCGGCGTTCATGCGTAACGGCAAGTTGGTGATTACCGAGAAAGACCCATGGGCCATGCGCGGATATCAGCTGTATGGCGAAGTGGCTGAATCGGTTGGCCTGACCTGGGGCGGACGTTGGAAAATGATGGATCTGGGTCACGTAGAGTTTCGCAAGCCGGGTGTAATGAAAAAATAA